The following DNA comes from Cryobacterium psychrophilum.
ACGGCGGAGGCCGTCACGCCGTCGTCCCTGGTACCGATGCAGAAACTTTCAGCGAGCGACGCGAGCCAGAAACGCTCCTTCGTGCTCAACGGCTACAACATTAATAACAAGCTCATGGACATGGGACGCATCGACGAAACCGTCGAGGCCAATTCCACCGAGGTGTGGACCGTGGAGAACACGATGCCCATGCCGCACAACTTTCACGTTCATGCCGTGCAATTCCAGGTGTTGCGAGTGGGAAGCGCGCCGCCGCCACCGGAGCTCGCGGGCTGGAAAGACACCATTTATCTCGAACCGGGGGTGCGGTACGAGCTCATCATGCAGTTCGGACCGTATACCGACCCGAACTCTCCCTACATGTACCACTGCCACCTCCTCGCCCATGAAGACGCGGGCATGATGGGGCAGTTCGTCGTGGTGAAGCCGGAAACACAATAGGACCGCAGCCAGTGGGCTGCGGTCCTATTGTTCCAATGGAGGGGATGACGGGAATCGAACCCGCGCCATCAGTTTGGAAAACTGAGGCTCTACCATTGAGCTACATCCCCAGGCCCGTTTTGTTGGGCACTCGAATATCGTAGTACAGGAAACAGGGTGCCGGGTGCCAGTTAGGGCACTCGTTGCCGAATCGCGTGCATTAGACTGACGGAGGCCAATCCGCCGGGCGTTGCTGCACACGTCAGACGGTTGTCCACTACGGGTTGAATTTGATCCGGGGCGTAGCTCAGTTTGGTCAGAGTGTCCGGTTTGGGGCCGGAAAGTCGCAGGTTCGAATCCTGTCGCCCCGACATTACCCGCAGCACACCGTTTCAATACACAGGAGAGTCCCGAGTGAAGTCCACGGTCGAAAAACTGAGCCCCACGCGCGCCAAGCTCACCATCGCGGTGAGCCCCGACGAGCTGAAGCCAGCCATCACCCACGCCTACGGGCACATTGCCGAGGACATCAATATCCCCGGTTTCCGCAAGGGCAAGGTTCCGCCGCCCATCATCGACCAGCGCGTCGGTAAGTCGGCCGTGCTTGAGCGCGCCGTCAACGAGGGTCTCGACGGTTTCTACCGCGCGGCCGTCGAAGAGCACAAGCTTCGCCCGCTCGGTCGCCCCGAGGCTGACATCCTCGAATGGCCGAGCGACAAGGACTTCTCCGGAGACCTTCAGCTCGCCATCGAGGTTGACGTTCGCCCCGAGATTGAGATCCCCTCCTACAAGGGACTCAAGCTGACCGTTGACGCCGTCGAGATCACCGACGAAGAGGTTGCCGAAGAACTCGACAAGCTGCGCGGCCGTTTCGGTACGCTCATCACCGTCGATCGTCCCGCCAAGACGGGCGATTTCGCCCAGATCGACCTGATTGCCGCCATTGACGGCGTCGAGGTCGACACTGCGGCAGGCATCTCCTACGAGGTTGGCTCCGGCGACCTCATCAACGGCATCGACGAGGCACTTGACTCGCTCACCGCTGGCGAGACCACAACCTTCAACTCCGACCTGATGGGTGGAGATCACGAGGGCCAGACCGCCGAGATCACCATCACCGTCATCGCCGTCAAGGAGCGCGAGCTTCCTGCCGCCGACGACGACTTCGCGCAGATCGCGAGCGAGTTCGACACGATGGCCGAGCTCACCGCGAGCCTCAAGACCCAGGTCGAGAAATCCAAGGTGTTCGGACAGGGCGGCCAGGCGCGCGAGCGTCTGATCGAGACCCTCCTCGCATCCGTTGAGGTTCCGCTTCCCTCCGCGATCATCGAGGACGAGGTGAACCGTCACCTTGAGGGTGAAAGCCGCCTCGAAGACGACACCCACCGCGCCGAGGTCACCGAGGCGAGCGAGAAGACGTTCCGTCAGCAGATTCTGCTCGACACGATCGCCGAAGCCGAGCAGGTCAAGGTCAGCCAGGACGAGCTCACGCAGTACCTCATTCAGGGCGCCAGCCAGTACGGCATGGACCCGAGCGAGTTCGTGCAGACGCTCAACACCAACGGTCAGATCCCGTCGATGGTGGCCGAGGTCGCCCGTAACAAGGCGCTCGCGATTGCCCTCGGCCAGGCCGAGGTCGTCGACTCCAACGGCAAGCCCGTCGACCTCGCGGAGTTCACTGCGCCGGTCATCGCCGACGCTGGCGAAGCCGAGACGAGGGAAGACGCGGCCGACGCCGTTGACGCCCCCGCCGAGGACGCTGCCAAGTAGCACTGGTTCCACTAGCACCACCGGCGCGTAGTGCGCCCCAAGGGCCGGATGTCTCACGACATCCGGCCCTTTTTGGCTTTCCGCACTCGCTCCCGCCCGTTCCACGCCCCTTTTTCGACGGTGGCGGGCGGGGGAGTGCCCCGATCAATCTGCCGAGGGCGAACACGGTCATTTTGGCGTGCGTGCTCAGATACCTTTATGGAGAAGCGACAACGAAACGGAGCACGATATGGCCGACCCGACACCCAACACCGGTGTTTTTGACCGACTGCTGAAGGACCGCATCATCTGGCTCGGATCAGAGGTCCGGGACGAGAATGCCAACGAGATCTGCGCCAAGATCTTGCTGCTTGCAGCCGAGGACTCGAAGCGCGACATCTTCCTCTACATCAACTCGCCCGGTGGTTCCATCACGGCCGGTATGGCGATCTACGACACCATGCAGTTTGTTCCCAACGACATCGTGACCGTGGGTATCGGCATGGCCGCCTCGATGGGGCAGTTCCTGCTCACGAGCGGCACCAAGGGTAAGCGCTACATCACCCCCAACGCCCGGGTGCTGTTGCACCAGCCATCCGGTGGATTCGGCGGCACCGCCGCCGATATCCAGACCCAGGCTCGGCTCATCCTCGACATGAAGCAGCGCCTGTCCGAGATCACGGCCGCCCAGACCGGTAAGACCCCCGAGCAGATCAATGCCGATGGTGACCGTGACAACTGGTTCAGCGCCCAGGAAGCCGTCGAATACGGCTTCGTCGACCACCTCCGTGCATCCGCTTCGGATGTCACCGGCGGCGGCGGCACGGATCCCGAAGCCACCAAGTAGTCCACCGAAGGAACAGGAAAGTAATCATGAGCATCCCCACATTCGGTGGAACGGCCTACAGCTCGATGGGCGGTTCGGCCAAGAACATGCCCGACTCCCGCTACATCCTGCCCACGTTCGAGGAGCGCACGGCCTACGGCTACAAGCGCCAGGACCCGTACGCGAAGCTGTTCGAGGACCGCATCATCTTCCTCGGCGTGCAGGTTGACGACGCATCCGCTGATGACGTCATGGCCCAGCTTCTCGTTCTCGAGAGCCAGGACCCTGACCGCGACATCACGATGTACATCAACTCTCCCGGTGGATCATTCACCGCGATGACGGCGATCTACGACACGATGCAGTACATTCGTCCGCACGTGATGACCGTGTGTCTCGGCCAGGCGGCGTCGGCCGCGGCAGTGCTCCTCGCCGGTGGCACCGCCGGCAAGCGCCTCGCCCTGCCGAACGCCCGTATCCTCATCCACCAGCCCTCGGTTGGCGGACAGGGTGGAGGCCAGGCGTCGGACATCGAGATCCAGGCGGCCGAGATCCTGCGCATGCGCGTCTGGCTGGAGGAGACCCTGTCCCACCACTCCAACCGGTCCGTGGAACAGGTCAACAAGGACATCGACCGCGACAAGATCATGAGCGCGGCGGATGCGCTGGAGTACGGTCTGATCGACCAGGTCCTGACCAGCCGCAAGAACCTTCCGATGTTGGTCAAGTAACCGCCAGCCACGGATACACGCACGACACTGCGCACGGCGCGTCATCCTTCGGGGGACGCGCCGTTTCGCAAGTGCCAGCTTGCGCGCAAGTGTCGCG
Coding sequences within:
- the tig gene encoding trigger factor produces the protein MKSTVEKLSPTRAKLTIAVSPDELKPAITHAYGHIAEDINIPGFRKGKVPPPIIDQRVGKSAVLERAVNEGLDGFYRAAVEEHKLRPLGRPEADILEWPSDKDFSGDLQLAIEVDVRPEIEIPSYKGLKLTVDAVEITDEEVAEELDKLRGRFGTLITVDRPAKTGDFAQIDLIAAIDGVEVDTAAGISYEVGSGDLINGIDEALDSLTAGETTTFNSDLMGGDHEGQTAEITITVIAVKERELPAADDDFAQIASEFDTMAELTASLKTQVEKSKVFGQGGQARERLIETLLASVEVPLPSAIIEDEVNRHLEGESRLEDDTHRAEVTEASEKTFRQQILLDTIAEAEQVKVSQDELTQYLIQGASQYGMDPSEFVQTLNTNGQIPSMVAEVARNKALAIALGQAEVVDSNGKPVDLAEFTAPVIADAGEAETREDAADAVDAPAEDAAK
- a CDS encoding ATP-dependent Clp protease proteolytic subunit, with product MSIPTFGGTAYSSMGGSAKNMPDSRYILPTFEERTAYGYKRQDPYAKLFEDRIIFLGVQVDDASADDVMAQLLVLESQDPDRDITMYINSPGGSFTAMTAIYDTMQYIRPHVMTVCLGQAASAAAVLLAGGTAGKRLALPNARILIHQPSVGGQGGGQASDIEIQAAEILRMRVWLEETLSHHSNRSVEQVNKDIDRDKIMSAADALEYGLIDQVLTSRKNLPMLVK
- a CDS encoding ATP-dependent Clp protease proteolytic subunit, with protein sequence MADPTPNTGVFDRLLKDRIIWLGSEVRDENANEICAKILLLAAEDSKRDIFLYINSPGGSITAGMAIYDTMQFVPNDIVTVGIGMAASMGQFLLTSGTKGKRYITPNARVLLHQPSGGFGGTAADIQTQARLILDMKQRLSEITAAQTGKTPEQINADGDRDNWFSAQEAVEYGFVDHLRASASDVTGGGGTDPEATK